One window of Chloroflexus aggregans DSM 9485 genomic DNA carries:
- a CDS encoding ArsR/SmtB family transcription factor, with translation MATAHQRMLEQNDRRLALLCKALSHPARVQILRYVMRHPGCIGNQILLHMPDNGPHAQSTISQHLRVLRDAGLIEAYDDGAAVCHYVNPDNLVWLRTYLEQLV, from the coding sequence ATGGCGACAGCACACCAACGTATGCTCGAACAAAATGATCGACGGTTGGCGCTGCTTTGCAAAGCGCTCAGCCATCCTGCGCGTGTACAAATCCTTCGCTACGTGATGCGCCACCCCGGCTGTATTGGCAACCAAATTTTACTGCACATGCCCGACAACGGCCCTCACGCGCAGTCCACGATTTCCCAGCATTTACGTGTTCTCCGCGACGCCGGCCTCATCGAAGCCTACGATGACGGCGCAGCGGTCTGCCACTATGTGAATCCTGACAATCTCGTGTGGTTGCGCACCTATCTAGAACAACTGGTATGA